A window of Brachybacterium fresconis contains these coding sequences:
- the thiD gene encoding bifunctional hydroxymethylpyrimidine kinase/phosphomethylpyrimidine kinase, protein MRPPLVLTIAGSDADGASGIQADLKTFTALGAYGASAVTMVAAVNTHELTGTHYLPADVVRSQIDAVASDLLLDVTKIGALGSAAVVQAVAAAVREHRGRLGRLVLDPVMVSSDGAPLISAEGAQALRRTLVPLVDVMTPNMAEAAQLLGRPQATSIDEMREQALALQELGPSAVLITGGRLEAEDAVDVLVHPGGTDLLRADRVPGRRVRGAGATLSAAIAAQLARIEEFDRAGELGDIGGKGTDDDLVTIVASAREFLASAIENAGEWKISRERGGYRPLNHLITLDKE, encoded by the coding sequence ATGCGCCCACCCCTGGTCCTCACGATCGCCGGCTCCGACGCGGACGGTGCCTCCGGCATCCAGGCAGATCTGAAGACGTTCACGGCACTCGGGGCCTACGGGGCCTCCGCGGTCACCATGGTCGCCGCGGTGAACACGCACGAGCTCACCGGGACGCACTACCTGCCGGCCGACGTCGTCCGCAGTCAGATCGATGCCGTCGCCTCGGACCTCCTGCTGGACGTCACCAAGATCGGCGCGCTGGGCAGCGCCGCCGTGGTCCAGGCCGTCGCCGCCGCGGTCCGCGAGCACCGGGGACGTCTGGGACGCCTGGTCCTGGACCCCGTGATGGTCTCCAGCGACGGCGCGCCGCTGATCTCCGCCGAGGGGGCGCAGGCCCTGCGCCGGACGCTGGTGCCGCTGGTGGACGTCATGACGCCGAACATGGCCGAGGCCGCCCAGCTGCTCGGCAGGCCGCAGGCCACCTCGATCGACGAGATGCGCGAGCAGGCGCTCGCACTGCAGGAGCTGGGACCGTCCGCCGTGCTGATCACCGGTGGTCGCCTGGAGGCCGAGGACGCGGTGGACGTGCTCGTCCACCCCGGCGGCACGGACCTGCTGCGCGCGGACCGGGTGCCCGGCCGACGCGTGCGCGGGGCCGGGGCGACGCTCTCGGCCGCGATCGCGGCGCAGCTGGCCCGCATCGAGGAGTTCGACCGCGCCGGGGAGCTGGGGGACATCGGCGGCAAGGGGACCGACGACGACCTGGTCACGATCGTGGCCTCGGCCCGCGAGTTCCTCGCCAGCGCCATCGAGAACGCTGGGGAGTGGAAGATCTCCCGCGAGCGCGGCGGGTACCGCCCCCTGAACCACCTCATCACCCTCGACAAGGAGTAA
- a CDS encoding glycoside hydrolase family 3 protein, with translation MRRRHLLALAPVAALAACTTQDGDPQADPEKTGADDPERTGEGRAEDPTDDGQVEETTEPPTAAELLLQDLSARELAGQLVLVGIAAGTEIPTAVLTEHHAGGIFLLQVWESATAVDDTVAAARESSRADLPPLIAVDQEGGEVRMLRGEAARRTPSAEELGAEGPAAVTEAYTTIGEDLAAHGIQVAFSPVADVVDPDLGDANEPVGGLGRGFGTEPEQVGECVTAAVEALDAQGVAATLKHFPGLGRVEENTDFSAEGIEDPVTGMDDPFLASFAAGIDAGAGLVMMSSAIYPRLEADVPAMFSSVAIQDLLRDQLGFDGLVITDDIGEAEAVAAVPVAERATRLLEAGGDVLVSADPSITGQLVDAIEDWAAEGPEHEQRVRESAARMLALKEDLGMLQR, from the coding sequence ATGCGCCGACGACACCTCCTGGCCCTGGCCCCCGTGGCCGCGCTCGCCGCCTGCACCACGCAGGACGGGGACCCGCAGGCCGACCCGGAGAAGACCGGAGCGGACGATCCCGAGAGGACCGGCGAGGGCCGGGCCGAGGATCCGACCGACGACGGACAGGTCGAGGAGACCACGGAGCCGCCCACGGCCGCCGAGCTGCTGCTGCAGGACCTCTCCGCCCGCGAGCTGGCCGGTCAGCTGGTGCTCGTCGGCATCGCCGCCGGCACCGAGATCCCCACCGCCGTGCTCACCGAGCATCACGCCGGCGGGATCTTCCTGCTGCAGGTGTGGGAGAGCGCCACGGCGGTCGACGACACCGTGGCCGCCGCCCGCGAGAGCTCCCGGGCGGACCTGCCCCCGCTGATCGCCGTCGACCAGGAGGGCGGCGAGGTGCGGATGCTGCGCGGGGAGGCCGCCCGCCGCACCCCGTCGGCGGAGGAGCTCGGCGCCGAGGGGCCCGCGGCCGTGACCGAGGCGTACACGACCATCGGGGAGGACCTCGCCGCCCACGGCATCCAGGTCGCGTTCTCCCCCGTCGCCGACGTCGTCGACCCGGATCTCGGTGACGCCAATGAACCGGTCGGCGGGCTCGGCCGCGGCTTCGGCACGGAGCCCGAGCAGGTCGGCGAATGCGTCACCGCGGCGGTCGAGGCGCTCGACGCCCAGGGCGTGGCCGCGACCCTCAAGCACTTCCCCGGCCTGGGTCGGGTGGAGGAGAACACCGACTTCTCGGCCGAGGGGATCGAGGATCCGGTCACCGGGATGGACGATCCCTTCCTCGCCTCCTTCGCCGCCGGGATCGACGCCGGCGCCGGCCTGGTGATGATGTCCTCGGCGATCTACCCGCGGCTCGAGGCCGACGTCCCGGCCATGTTCTCCTCCGTCGCGATCCAGGATCTGCTGCGCGACCAGCTGGGCTTCGACGGACTCGTGATCACCGACGACATCGGCGAGGCGGAGGCCGTCGCGGCCGTCCCGGTCGCCGAGCGGGCCACCCGCCTGCTCGAGGCGGGCGGCGACGTGCTCGTCAGCGCCGACCCCTCGATCACCGGGCAGCTGGTCGATGCGATCGAGGACTGGGCCGCCGAGGGGCCGGAGCACGAGCAGCGGGTGCGCGAGTCCGCCGCGCGCATGCTCGCGCTCAAGGAGGATCTGGGGATGCTCCAGCGCTAG
- a CDS encoding prolyl oligopeptidase family serine peptidase, producing MTDPAAQRTPPPSLPAADGSTDPHQWLEEVTGEDALAWVHERNARAESELDQVVDPRAADGAPLTATLQREILEILDATDKIPGVVMRGEHLYNFWTDAEHERGLWRRTTLESYRGEDPDWEILLDLDALNEAEGEDWVWHGASLLRPAGLAEGEPYRRALVDLSHGGSDADVTREFDLETLSFVPESAGGFVRPEAKGSLSWIDADTVWVSTDFGEGTMTTSGYARQARLWTRGTALSEAQPVHEIAADDMAVFAGHDSTPGWERDWVIEAHAFYDSTIHVVDRTTQPPELTRVDVPRDLEANAHRDLGIFHPRSDWDVAGSTFPAGSLVVGDFARFQAGEPELHMLFEPTEATSLADMTITRSTIVLSILEDVVHRLEVHYRDEHGAWVQRDLYPELRGSIGVAAVDADVDDRVWVTVTGFLEPTTLRLGDLAEIPADGEASDLDVIKTTPPRFDAEGLDVSQHFATSDDGTRIPYFEISRQDRAEAEAPVPTLLYGYGGFEISLTPGYLGAIGKAWLERGGTYVLANIRGGGEYGPHWHQAALTENRHRAYEDFSSVAKDLLERGVTDRDHLAVRGGSNGGLLTGNMVTQYPELFGAVVIQVPLLDMKRYSHLLAGASWMAEYGDPDTDDWEFVRTFSPYHLLREEVAYPPTFLLTSTRDDRVHPGHARKFAAAMETLGADVRSWENTEGGHGGAATNEQAARMNALMYTFLWNTIGDAGGQS from the coding sequence ATGACCGACCCCGCCGCGCAGCGCACCCCGCCGCCGTCCCTGCCCGCCGCCGACGGCAGCACCGACCCGCACCAGTGGCTCGAGGAGGTCACCGGCGAGGACGCCCTGGCCTGGGTCCACGAGCGCAACGCCCGCGCGGAGTCCGAGCTCGACCAGGTGGTCGATCCGCGCGCGGCGGACGGGGCCCCGCTGACGGCCACCCTGCAGCGCGAGATCCTCGAGATCCTCGACGCCACGGACAAGATCCCCGGCGTGGTGATGCGCGGCGAGCACCTGTACAACTTCTGGACCGACGCCGAGCACGAGCGGGGGCTCTGGCGCCGCACGACGCTGGAGTCCTACCGCGGCGAGGACCCCGACTGGGAGATCCTGCTGGACCTCGACGCGCTCAACGAGGCCGAGGGCGAGGACTGGGTGTGGCACGGCGCGAGCCTGCTGCGCCCCGCAGGTCTCGCCGAGGGAGAGCCCTACCGCCGCGCCCTGGTGGATCTCTCCCACGGCGGCTCCGATGCCGACGTCACCCGCGAGTTCGACCTCGAGACCCTCTCCTTCGTGCCCGAGTCCGCCGGCGGCTTCGTCCGCCCCGAGGCCAAGGGCTCTCTGAGCTGGATCGACGCCGACACCGTCTGGGTCTCCACCGACTTCGGCGAGGGCACCATGACCACCTCGGGATACGCCCGACAGGCCCGGCTGTGGACCCGCGGCACGGCGCTGTCCGAGGCGCAGCCGGTCCACGAGATCGCCGCCGACGACATGGCGGTCTTCGCCGGCCACGATTCCACCCCGGGCTGGGAGCGCGATTGGGTGATCGAGGCGCACGCCTTCTACGACTCCACCATCCACGTCGTCGACCGCACGACGCAGCCGCCGGAGCTGACCCGGGTCGACGTCCCCCGCGACCTCGAGGCCAATGCCCACCGCGACCTGGGGATCTTCCATCCCCGCAGCGACTGGGACGTGGCGGGATCGACCTTCCCCGCCGGGTCCCTCGTCGTCGGCGACTTCGCCCGTTTCCAGGCCGGCGAGCCCGAGCTGCACATGCTGTTCGAGCCCACCGAGGCCACCTCGCTGGCGGACATGACCATCACCCGCTCGACGATCGTGCTGTCGATCCTCGAGGACGTGGTCCACCGCCTCGAGGTCCACTACCGCGACGAGCACGGCGCCTGGGTGCAGCGCGATCTGTACCCCGAGCTGCGCGGCTCGATCGGGGTGGCCGCGGTCGACGCGGACGTCGACGACCGGGTCTGGGTGACCGTCACCGGCTTCCTCGAGCCCACGACGCTGCGGCTGGGCGACCTCGCGGAGATCCCGGCCGACGGGGAGGCGAGCGATCTGGACGTCATCAAGACCACCCCGCCCCGTTTCGACGCGGAGGGGCTGGACGTCAGCCAGCACTTCGCGACCAGCGACGACGGCACGCGCATCCCCTACTTCGAGATCTCCCGCCAGGACCGGGCGGAGGCCGAGGCACCGGTGCCGACTCTGCTGTACGGCTACGGCGGCTTCGAGATCTCCCTGACCCCCGGGTATCTGGGAGCGATCGGCAAGGCCTGGCTGGAGCGCGGCGGCACCTACGTGCTGGCCAACATCCGCGGCGGCGGCGAGTACGGGCCGCACTGGCACCAGGCGGCGCTGACCGAGAACCGCCATCGGGCCTACGAGGACTTCTCCTCGGTCGCGAAGGACCTGCTCGAGCGCGGGGTGACCGATCGCGATCATCTCGCCGTGCGCGGGGGCTCCAACGGCGGTCTGCTCACCGGCAACATGGTCACCCAGTACCCGGAGCTGTTCGGCGCGGTCGTCATCCAGGTGCCGCTGCTGGACATGAAGCGCTACTCGCACCTGCTCGCCGGGGCGTCCTGGATGGCCGAGTACGGCGACCCGGACACCGACGACTGGGAGTTCGTGCGCACTTTCAGCCCGTACCACCTGCTGCGCGAGGAGGTGGCCTACCCTCCGACGTTCCTGCTCACCTCCACCCGGGACGACCGCGTCCACCCCGGCCATGCCCGCAAGTTCGCCGCCGCCATGGAGACGCTGGGGGCCGACGTCCGCTCGTGGGAGAACACCGAGGGCGGCCACGGCGGCGCCGCCACCAACGAGCAGGCCGCCCGCATGAACGCCCTGATGTACACCTTCCTGTGGAACACCATCGGCGACGCCGGCGGGCAGAGCTGA
- a CDS encoding DinB family protein, producing the protein MGPNHRAEPPDPGGLDAPAATPDAPDELDVLVDRLADEQATTAAEEARGPSDGEGRPEPPPIADEMDTLQGFLDFLRATIRWKVEGLSDEQASARMLGSATTVTGLVRHLADIERFWFQEVVGAVPAEEVGYSWSEGSGPSRAWEVADGASLADALADYEAATRLSRGRLHGRAAREELRGGSEVVTVRWVLAHMVEETARHAGQLDVLAELLDGRTGE; encoded by the coding sequence ATGGGCCCGAACCACCGCGCGGAGCCGCCGGATCCCGGCGGACTCGACGCTCCCGCTGCTACCCCCGATGCCCCGGACGAGCTCGACGTCCTGGTGGACCGCCTGGCCGACGAGCAGGCGACGACGGCGGCCGAGGAGGCCCGCGGCCCGTCCGACGGCGAAGGCCGCCCCGAGCCGCCCCCGATCGCCGACGAGATGGACACCCTCCAGGGATTCCTCGACTTCCTGCGCGCCACGATCCGGTGGAAGGTCGAGGGGCTGAGCGACGAGCAGGCCTCGGCCCGGATGCTCGGCTCCGCCACGACGGTGACGGGGCTGGTGCGGCATCTGGCGGACATCGAGCGCTTCTGGTTCCAGGAGGTCGTCGGTGCCGTTCCGGCCGAGGAGGTCGGCTACAGCTGGTCGGAGGGGTCGGGTCCCTCCCGCGCCTGGGAGGTGGCCGACGGCGCGTCCCTCGCCGACGCGCTCGCGGACTACGAGGCCGCGACCCGTCTCTCCCGGGGCCGGCTGCACGGCCGCGCGGCCCGGGAGGAGCTGCGCGGCGGGTCCGAGGTGGTCACGGTGCGCTGGGTGCTCGCGCACATGGTGGAGGAGACCGCGCGCCACGCCGGGCAGCTCGACGTGCTCGCCGAGCTGCTGGACGGTCGGACCGGCGAGTGA
- a CDS encoding alpha/beta fold hydrolase, with product MRSVDLFDRPAQDDLLQIRNDLMTVYREFSADDPRLFPLRYARTVPRGARRRSGGTGGAFPAGASAMVPVMLIPDGPGRGSVLPYDVLRRSLAGRGLDVLMMEHRGVGLSRLDSTGEDLPASAIRLREVLGDLLAVLDHARVPRVSVYGVGYGAYLAQALAALHPDRVHSLVLDSPLTSADDERVAQAALRALYWDGTEPSTSTIASTLRRLAAEGEIDARRAGPVVLAVHEHGGPSAVRDLVDLLALGRGQLTWNSVRQVLNQGWLQNTPYVMEYDLTARITHSELGAGRHADGGPLDPLVVVGQQARAVPPFMGEVLDLHQLAPSITAPTLVLSGRQDLVSPPVIARELAARIPGADLLEVPRAGHSMLDSRSQITQVAARWSACGAAHLLPQHAAELTALPATPTDQALSRGLQIALAAERYSPWRLWVESAKAKREQAHVDPRARRTRHVKLD from the coding sequence ATGCGTTCCGTCGACCTCTTCGACCGTCCCGCGCAGGATGACCTCCTGCAGATCCGCAACGACCTGATGACGGTCTACCGCGAGTTCTCCGCCGACGATCCGCGCCTGTTCCCCCTGCGCTATGCCCGCACGGTGCCGCGCGGGGCCCGCCGTCGCTCTGGGGGGACAGGCGGGGCATTCCCGGCCGGTGCGTCGGCGATGGTTCCGGTGATGCTGATCCCGGACGGGCCGGGCCGGGGCTCGGTGCTGCCTTATGACGTGCTGCGTCGCTCGCTCGCCGGGCGCGGGCTCGATGTGCTGATGATGGAGCACCGCGGCGTCGGGCTCTCGCGCCTGGACTCCACCGGGGAAGATCTCCCGGCCTCGGCGATCCGGCTGCGGGAGGTCCTCGGCGACCTGCTCGCGGTGCTGGACCATGCGCGGGTCCCTCGCGTCAGCGTCTACGGCGTCGGGTACGGCGCCTATCTCGCGCAGGCGCTGGCCGCCCTCCATCCCGACCGGGTGCATTCCCTGGTGCTGGACTCGCCGTTGACCAGCGCCGACGACGAGCGCGTGGCGCAGGCAGCGTTGCGGGCCCTGTACTGGGACGGGACCGAGCCGTCGACCTCGACGATCGCCTCCACGCTGCGACGGCTCGCCGCCGAGGGCGAGATCGACGCCCGCCGCGCCGGGCCCGTGGTGCTCGCCGTCCACGAGCACGGCGGCCCCTCCGCCGTGCGCGACCTGGTGGACCTGCTCGCCCTGGGACGCGGACAGCTGACCTGGAACAGTGTGCGGCAGGTGCTGAATCAGGGGTGGCTGCAGAACACGCCCTATGTGATGGAGTACGACCTCACAGCACGGATCACTCATAGCGAGCTCGGCGCTGGTCGCCACGCCGACGGCGGCCCGCTGGATCCTCTGGTCGTCGTCGGGCAGCAGGCGCGTGCGGTGCCGCCGTTCATGGGCGAGGTGCTGGATCTGCACCAGCTCGCCCCCTCGATCACAGCTCCGACCCTCGTCCTCTCGGGTCGGCAGGACCTCGTCTCGCCGCCTGTGATCGCGCGTGAGCTGGCGGCGCGGATCCCTGGCGCGGATCTGCTGGAGGTGCCTCGGGCAGGGCATTCGATGCTGGACAGCCGCAGTCAGATCACGCAGGTCGCCGCGCGCTGGAGCGCCTGCGGGGCGGCGCATCTGCTGCCGCAGCACGCCGCGGAGCTCACGGCTCTGCCGGCGACGCCGACGGATCAGGCGCTCTCGCGCGGCCTGCAGATCGCCCTGGCCGCGGAGCGCTACTCCCCGTGGCGGCTGTGGGTGGAGTCGGCGAAGGCGAAGCGGGAGCAGGCCCACGTCGACCCGCGCGCCCGCCGCACCCGTCACGTGAAGCTGGACTGA
- a CDS encoding DUF2079 domain-containing protein, producing the protein MTSPADASTTPPEAEHRPVPDPTTARRLVPPVLAVLAALAYGLLGSQQFRHLVTRSWDLGIFTQLARAYGELRAPIVPIKGDAVNLLGDHFHPILVLLAPVWWAWPSGEALLWTQGLLFAVSAIPLTRLAIDRLGPGLGSLAGAAYVFSFGLQSAAAVQFHEIAFAVPLLALSLTALLRDRPLAAVLWAAPLVLVKEDLGLTVALLGGLIALRDRAHRREGIGLAGWGAGWFVLSTFVILPLLNTAGQYDYTDNLGGPLEVFWPPVKWVTVAMLLLAAGVIGARSPLILLMIPTLAWRFTGTVEFYWEWGWHYDAVLMPIALAALLDALGDRRSGLATRWQRRDAPRPGRRVRITATAATAAVTLVLGGAMPLLDVVRPSQWEPTWRAEPAAAALEAVPDRAVLAVDITLMAHAVPDHDVQWIHGPNQRVPDCVLSDEYAFSWDGLPPEDIAAWAEQTWDGDYRTVFDDGGFTVACRA; encoded by the coding sequence GTGACTTCCCCCGCCGACGCCTCCACGACGCCGCCGGAGGCCGAGCATCGCCCCGTCCCCGATCCCACCACGGCGCGGCGCCTGGTCCCGCCGGTGCTGGCCGTGCTGGCCGCGCTCGCCTACGGGCTGCTCGGCAGCCAGCAGTTCCGCCACCTCGTCACCCGTTCCTGGGACCTGGGGATCTTCACGCAGCTGGCCCGGGCCTACGGCGAGCTGCGGGCGCCGATCGTCCCCATCAAGGGCGACGCCGTGAATCTGCTGGGCGATCACTTCCATCCGATCCTGGTGCTGCTGGCCCCGGTGTGGTGGGCCTGGCCCTCCGGGGAAGCGCTGCTGTGGACCCAGGGGCTCCTGTTCGCCGTCTCGGCGATCCCGCTGACCCGTCTGGCGATCGACCGGCTGGGCCCCGGCCTCGGGTCGCTCGCCGGCGCGGCCTACGTCTTCTCCTTCGGGCTGCAGTCCGCCGCCGCGGTGCAGTTCCACGAGATCGCGTTCGCGGTGCCGCTGCTCGCCCTGTCCCTGACCGCTCTGCTGCGGGACCGCCCGCTGGCCGCGGTCCTCTGGGCGGCTCCGCTGGTGCTGGTCAAGGAGGACCTCGGGCTGACCGTCGCGCTGCTCGGCGGGCTGATCGCACTGCGGGACCGTGCTCACCGGCGGGAGGGAATCGGCCTGGCGGGGTGGGGCGCGGGCTGGTTCGTGCTGTCCACCTTCGTGATCCTGCCGCTGCTGAACACCGCCGGGCAGTACGACTACACCGACAACCTCGGCGGGCCGCTGGAGGTGTTCTGGCCGCCGGTGAAGTGGGTGACCGTCGCCATGCTGCTGCTGGCCGCCGGTGTCATCGGGGCTCGCTCCCCGCTCATCCTGCTCATGATCCCCACGCTGGCCTGGCGCTTCACCGGCACCGTCGAGTTCTACTGGGAATGGGGCTGGCACTATGACGCGGTGCTGATGCCGATCGCGCTCGCAGCGCTGCTGGATGCGCTCGGCGACCGACGCAGCGGGCTCGCCACCCGCTGGCAGCGCCGGGATGCCCCGCGGCCCGGACGCCGGGTCCGCATCACGGCGACCGCGGCCACCGCCGCCGTCACCCTCGTGCTGGGCGGGGCGATGCCGCTGCTCGACGTCGTGCGCCCTTCGCAGTGGGAGCCCACCTGGCGCGCCGAACCGGCCGCCGCGGCGCTCGAGGCCGTCCCCGACCGCGCCGTGCTCGCCGTGGACATCACCCTGATGGCCCACGCCGTCCCCGACCACGACGTGCAGTGGATCCACGGCCCCAACCAGCGGGTTCCCGACTGCGTGCTGAGCGACGAGTACGCCTTCTCCTGGGACGGTCTTCCCCCGGAGGACATCGCGGCCTGGGCGGAGCAGACCTGGGACGGCGACTATCGGACCGTGTTCGACGACGGCGGGTTCACGGTGGCCTGCCGGGCGTGA
- a CDS encoding S8 family serine peptidase, with translation MPLVRPVLPRPRGALAAAAGAALVAGLLVAPPALADGGDPELLGSASDLGVEVPTPDDVLDSTETAIPGRWLVEVSGSPTLKGGSSSANTAHQDEVRQRAEDAQISMSVEESFVSGWNGMSVEMKDADVAKLRDVAGVEAVYPVLEVRAPEPSDAAPQDVYGNAMTGVDQVQEVDGLTGEGVTVAVIDSGIDYNNPDLGGSGVDDQTADFPGERVVGGYDYVGDDYDSSAGDAPQPDAYPDDCGGHGTHVAGIIGADGEVTGVAPEADFLAYRIFGCDGTSSTDVILEAMEQAAADGADVVNMSLGASFVTWQDYPTAQLSDALTATGVTVVISAGNEGEAGTFSSGAPGVAADAITVASVDNTHRRSPYATAAGAERAYASAEGAPDAPTSGELALVSAGAPGTAAAQACDPAAVAPASGPGQALLVERGVCAFYDKAFAGQSAGYDAVILYNNSPGAVNPTVAGDPAITVPVVMIGQADGLALQDALAAGEVTWAWQEGATTVENATGGLVSTFSSYGLTAELALKPDIAAPGGSIWSTLPLEQGGHGSMSGTSMAAPHVAGAAALLLESDPTLDPQGVKTAMMNTADPLTWSLMPDQGYLEPVHRQGAGLLDMVEAVHTTTTVEEPSISLGEGEDGPRTVTVNVTNSSDQEKTYDVGIRHGIATGAPTYDPSFYVADGIAEPSASSVTVPAQGSSEVTVTLGEDFGVDGHIYGGWVTLTGADEDLVVPYAGLSGDYQALPVLDDQGMGLPVLGVSDGAGGVLLDPDGGHTYTMQNGDVPYLAYYFQYPVERLEVRAYWINGGGKAKLVNPSVGLIDAADHLGRSGEPEVFAWDGSYALKNQKSKTVKNRDYILQMRVLKPLGDPDDPDHWETYTSPRFTIDNPDPPKPGAR, from the coding sequence ATGCCCCTCGTCCGCCCTGTCCTGCCCAGACCCCGCGGAGCGCTCGCGGCCGCTGCCGGCGCGGCGCTCGTCGCCGGGCTCCTCGTGGCCCCGCCCGCGCTCGCCGACGGCGGTGATCCCGAGCTGCTCGGATCCGCCTCCGATCTCGGGGTCGAGGTCCCCACCCCGGACGACGTCCTGGATTCGACCGAGACCGCGATCCCGGGCCGCTGGCTCGTCGAGGTCTCGGGATCCCCGACGCTGAAGGGCGGCAGCTCCTCCGCCAACACGGCGCACCAGGACGAGGTCCGCCAGCGGGCCGAGGACGCCCAGATCTCGATGTCGGTCGAGGAATCCTTCGTCTCCGGCTGGAACGGCATGTCGGTGGAGATGAAGGACGCCGACGTGGCCAAGCTCCGCGACGTCGCGGGCGTCGAGGCGGTCTACCCGGTTCTCGAGGTCCGGGCGCCGGAGCCCTCCGACGCCGCCCCGCAGGACGTGTACGGCAACGCCATGACGGGCGTCGATCAGGTCCAGGAGGTCGACGGCCTCACCGGTGAGGGCGTCACCGTCGCCGTGATCGACTCCGGCATCGACTACAACAACCCAGACCTCGGCGGCTCCGGGGTCGACGACCAGACGGCGGACTTCCCCGGCGAGCGCGTGGTCGGAGGCTACGACTACGTCGGCGACGACTACGACTCCTCCGCCGGGGACGCACCGCAGCCGGATGCGTACCCCGACGACTGCGGGGGCCACGGCACCCACGTCGCCGGCATCATCGGTGCCGACGGCGAGGTGACCGGCGTGGCCCCGGAGGCCGACTTCCTGGCCTACCGCATCTTCGGCTGCGACGGGACGAGCAGCACCGACGTGATCCTCGAGGCGATGGAGCAGGCCGCGGCCGACGGCGCCGACGTGGTGAACATGTCGCTCGGTGCCAGCTTCGTGACCTGGCAGGACTACCCGACGGCGCAGCTGTCCGACGCGCTCACCGCGACCGGTGTCACCGTCGTCATCTCCGCCGGCAACGAGGGTGAGGCCGGCACCTTCTCCAGCGGCGCCCCCGGGGTCGCGGCCGATGCGATCACGGTCGCCTCGGTGGACAACACCCACCGTCGGTCGCCCTACGCCACGGCGGCCGGGGCGGAGCGGGCATACGCCTCGGCAGAAGGCGCCCCGGATGCACCGACCTCCGGCGAGCTCGCGCTCGTGAGCGCCGGCGCGCCCGGCACCGCAGCCGCACAGGCCTGCGATCCCGCCGCCGTCGCCCCGGCCTCCGGCCCCGGTCAGGCCCTGCTGGTCGAACGCGGGGTCTGCGCGTTCTACGACAAGGCCTTCGCCGGGCAGTCCGCGGGCTATGACGCCGTGATCCTGTACAACAACTCGCCCGGCGCCGTGAACCCGACGGTCGCGGGAGACCCCGCGATCACCGTCCCGGTGGTCATGATCGGTCAGGCCGACGGTCTCGCCCTGCAGGACGCGCTCGCCGCCGGCGAGGTCACGTGGGCCTGGCAGGAGGGAGCCACCACGGTGGAGAACGCGACCGGTGGCCTGGTCTCGACCTTCTCCTCCTACGGGCTCACCGCCGAGCTGGCGCTGAAGCCGGACATCGCCGCCCCCGGCGGGTCGATCTGGTCGACGCTCCCGCTCGAGCAGGGCGGGCACGGCTCCATGTCGGGCACCTCGATGGCGGCCCCGCACGTCGCCGGCGCCGCCGCGCTGCTGCTGGAGTCGGACCCGACGCTGGATCCCCAGGGCGTCAAGACCGCGATGATGAACACCGCGGATCCGCTGACCTGGTCGCTGATGCCGGATCAGGGCTACCTCGAGCCGGTCCACCGTCAGGGTGCCGGTCTGCTGGACATGGTCGAGGCCGTGCACACCACGACCACCGTCGAGGAGCCGTCCATCTCCCTCGGCGAGGGCGAGGACGGTCCCCGGACCGTCACGGTGAACGTCACCAACTCCTCCGACCAGGAGAAGACCTATGACGTCGGCATCCGCCACGGCATCGCCACCGGTGCCCCGACCTACGATCCGTCCTTCTACGTGGCCGACGGGATCGCCGAGCCGTCGGCCTCGTCCGTGACGGTTCCGGCGCAGGGCTCCTCCGAGGTCACCGTGACGCTCGGGGAGGACTTCGGCGTGGACGGCCACATCTACGGCGGCTGGGTGACGCTCACCGGCGCCGACGAGGACCTCGTGGTCCCGTACGCGGGCCTGTCGGGCGATTACCAGGCGCTGCCCGTGCTGGATGACCAGGGGATGGGACTGCCCGTCCTCGGCGTGAGCGACGGGGCCGGCGGCGTGCTGCTGGATCCGGACGGCGGGCACACCTACACGATGCAGAACGGTGACGTCCCGTATCTCGCGTACTACTTCCAGTATCCGGTCGAGCGGCTCGAGGTCCGCGCCTACTGGATCAATGGGGGCGGGAAGGCCAAGCTGGTCAATCCCTCGGTCGGGCTGATCGACGCGGCCGATCACCTCGGTCGTTCGGGCGAGCCCGAGGTCTTCGCCTGGGACGGCAGCTACGCGCTGAAGAACCAGAAGTCGAAGACGGTGAAGAACCGGGACTACATCCTTCAGATGCGGGTGCTGAAGCCGCTCGGTGATCCGGACGACCCGGACCACTGGGAGACCTACACCTCCCCGCGGTTCACGATCGACAACCCGGATCCGCCGAAGCCCGGCGCCCGCTGA